The following nucleotide sequence is from Vanessa cardui chromosome 3, ilVanCard2.1, whole genome shotgun sequence.
ttccaTTTCGATTCAAtcaatttgattgtttttttttagttcactTCATATAATCATAACTCTctataacaacaaaaaatgcTCTGTCCCTTGATTTTCGTTATAacgagtttacactgtatttgtaattcttaatgagataaaaaaaagactaaagTTACATGATGGATTTTTGAAATGTATAACTTGTACTATGTTTGCTAGGCACAGTTTGAGTTTctatatatatgtctataaaaatattgttggtAGGgtcataataatatgaatatttttcaaaagctCATATGTGTAAGACACTTTTAAATAGAATTCATAAATATGGAAACTAATGAAGacttatagataatattaaataaaaaagaaatatatgattttatatttttatttgtcaaatcAGGCTCAATTAAAaccattttaacaaaatattatggtTCTACATAACACTAAGTGACAAGACAAATTATGTCTTAAAAATTAGAGctcctaaaataaatatattttatgtacttataagTCTAGTGATTACTCGCTGATCTGAATGGCCTCTTTGATTTTTTACCCATTGCTGCGAGATCAATAGTTATACCATTTGGTAAAACTGCTTTATTTTCTTGGTAGTCAATAAAGCCTTTTTGTTCCTTATCTTCTCTGGCCTTATCACAAGCAATACCTGTTTCATAGTTGTATTCTCGTTTTAAACCATCGGGATCGACATATCCGTATTTACCACGAGTGATACAGTCTACGCCAATAACTTCCTCTTTGAATGATCCATCGTCGTTTTCAAATCCCCATGTTATGCTACCATCTTCATTTTCTTCCCGATATTTACGTATAATTTGGGCGACTGGTTTTTTCTCTCTAGAATTGGAAGAAGTGTATCTTTGTGCAGGCGCGCTCTTTGCAGGTGCACGAACGGGCTCTTGTGGTCGGGAATATTGTCTCACGGGTTGAACGTAATCATCTTCTTCGTCTACGAAAGGTTTAGGTTCAGGTCTAAACGCAGGCCGCTGTGGTCTGCTCGATAAAGGCTGAAGTCTGGCTGGCTGGGGCCTCGCAGTGGGTTCGTTTCTAACTGGGCTGAATGATTGGGGTAATAAGGGGCGGTATTGTGTTGGCCTCACTGGCTCAGGTTTCGGTGCTGTTGGTGTGGTTTGTTGGAAcggagatgaattaaaaatagctgGTGGCTTTGGTTGAGATGTAGTTGTTATGTCGTAAAAGTCGTTTTGCGGTTCTGCTGTGGAGAACGCGTTCGATACATAAGCAGTTGGTGTGTTGATTTCTATTTCATCTTCAGGTTCTTCTGTTACTGGTTTAGATTGCTCTTCAAGAGACTGTAGACTTGGGCGAGGAGCTGCATCTACTGATTTGAAAGATGGCCTGGCAAGTCCAGGCCTCCTTATTCTTGCTACTCCATTTGGAACTGGAGCGGCTTGTAGTCTTCCTTGTCTAAATCCACCTTGTCTACCTCCTATAATTGCTCCAGGAATTTGAATCCGAGGTGGTGTTGGGGAATCATATTGAGCATAAGCTGTGACTGCACACAGCATACAtatctgaaacaaaaacattatcattaaattttttatcacaGATAAACCAAttgttacaaacattttttctaTCGACTTGGCAATGgaataaaaacagaaataaatataaaagttgtaaAGTGGAATTCGTGCTACGCAATTAATCGACATAGCAGCATACTTTCGACTGTAATAGGCCTTGCCTATATCACGAACATTGCTATACTTATTGATATCGAGTCGTTTGACGTGTTTTGTTTGACTTCGTGttctagtttatatttttattaaagttcgATAGCAAAAATACCtttcgttttaatattagatatacCTACATGCCGTTACAACATTTTGCAATAGTGTATGTAGACTATAATAGTGTATGAGCctaacattacaataaaataaaatattaggttgcttatttataatataagagcAGCAGCAGTAGCAATTTATCTTAAATGAGACCaaaacaatatagtaatattttaaacaatatagtaatattttataacaatcggAGAGCCGATGCTTTTGGTGGTCAGTTgtcaccaacacgcattggcaTTTTGGCACATTTTCTTCAACTAACAATGAGACGCTAACCCTAAAAATGAAATGGTTATGTCTTTTGTTCCTTTACACTGGCATACTCACTCTTACTATTTAAACCGATgctcattacaaaaataaaaaactacttaGTAGTAGGGCTTATATAAAACCACTCATCAACAATCAGGAAAAGCctcaactttaattttacatttttatactcCAAAAGAATTTGGTAACGTCACAAAGCTTTTAAGCTTAAGAAAAGGAGgaagaaaatgttaaatttttttttattaaaagatttccgcaaacataaattaataaactcaaTAAATTTTACCAGGTAGTGTCAgcgatattgaaaatatatatatttagagcaaatattcttaataaataggAATTATGTTTTGCGTTTTTATTTACAGTGCTCATATAATGCAAATGTATGTAGTTCAAGCATTGTTTGATGGCTGCAGGCTACGAGCGGAGACATTTGTTACAATATTACGGCAGCTTATTTCAAGGACCTACAAGCTATGACGGTAATATTATAGTTCCAATGTGTGTCCGCAAACACACGCGCAGGTTTTAATCTAATAAACTAATGGAAACTGACAAACTAATAACAAAAGAAGTAAGGCAGGGCAGCCTAAGACTATCATATTGATAACTTGGAGGTTTTATTGActagatatataataatctttaatcgATTTGAACCTagaatctttaaatttacagcCTTATAAGTCTGCTGTTGAACtatcgtatttatatatgtagaatATGAATACGatggttaaattaaaaaagaactatttttttttatgtattttattttttattatgctcttaaaaataaaaattaaacattttaataaatagcgtCTCACTATAACgtaataactattaaatattaaaactggttaaaataattatattacgtgATTATGTGATTTCAACTATCAAGTCACTATGAGTATTACTATTTACTAATAATGTAGAGCACGACGTCACATAAACGGTTAATAAAAATTCGGGTACTAGCATCCGTTATTCcgtaactatatatgtataatttgcgcaaacacttttaaatttttattaaaagtgtttGCGCAATGAGGGATTAACAGTAATAAGTCAATACGTAAGGTTTAGCATATAGAAACCCGGaactaattttattgtaattatcatttaattatgtttcgttttatttcCTGCCAAAtcaaattatgataataacTTTGTTATAGATATACGGGATAATGATAATGCCATCCTGAGTTTCACTTAAattattacacttatttttgtacgTATGGTTCAAAGATCGTGcgttagttctttttttttctcaacaTTTACGATGACTTTATAGCAGACAGTTTAATATTATACGGGTAATTTATTCGTATACATAATTTCTATCTAGGTTTAGAATTATAGTGTTTCTTTATATTCACTTAAAGGgagaatgtaataaaataccgATAAATTAACCGCAACATATCTATCTGGTCTATAACGATGAAATTATTGCAAgaacaaatacatatacaatttaaacGGCTAGGACATTATAATAGAGAATAATGACTTAATTTACTgactttgaaatatataaccTCTTTCTATGCTAGATTCCATCAAATTGAatagtgtattattataatcgaGAATTAAGTAATATCGTCACgacaagtaaatataatataaacatagcGTTTATTGACAGACTATGAAGTGGAATtacttttttacacattttgACAGACATAACATTCATAAGTTATGAAGTTGAAATTCCTCAGTGGCAGTTTAGAGGTGAGGCCTGGAGCCTCGATCTGAAAGTAGTAAGGACGCCCGGGCCACTCATTCTTCCGCCAGTCAAGGTGACAACGTTCTCGTgacttaagaaaataatatactacaagTAATCTGGGCCTAGAAGGCTgagattttgtttaatatatgataaatattttaatacatacgtAAAAggaatttaaagtattttaaaattcattaaagataaaatgaatTTTGAGTATGTTTGCTATGTACAGTTTAGCAATAAATCATATTCCGAAATTCCCAGAaaacagatatataaatatatataaaggttACAAAGGTCAAAGGTaaggtaaagtaatataaatgacTACCTTCTCAGTCCAAATGCATCCAGTCAAGGCTAATTGCTTATGTAAGTCCTACATTTTGTACGCTAAGGCGTAGACTGCAATACtagatttaaatacataattagattaaataaaatgcaacCTTAAAGTTTGCGGGTGATCAAATCTCTTATGACCTACATGTAAGTTTGtaacttgtttaaatatttaaaaaaaattgtttccaGAGTCAATCCATTTGTATTCATATTGGTTTCTTaagattattttagaaatataataatttactcgTTTTAATAAGAGCATACTGTTGAGTGTTTATGTGAAcacgttattatatatttaatgacgcGTTTAACAAAAAGCAAGTAAACCAAACACAGTCCACAGCTCCTGCCCATGACATTTTTAGTATGTTTTCTGATTTTGTAAGTTATTGCACTTGCAATAACTTATTTTCGTTAAACCACTATTTTTATTGcgccaatattttatttcaaaattaaaattctaacCAGTTTTCGCGTAGAACTAGTAATTGCTAAAtagtttcgtatttttttaaaataaacataattttctttatctttattaataaacaaaatcactTTAAGCAATTAGCAATTactttgaaaaattaatatgtaaaataaacccTAAGTGCGTTTAACGTTGTGCAAAGGTAGACATGAAACaagactaatattttttattattataaattgctcgtgttttctatttatttggAGTCTGTGCAGTAGTTTATAACAATGAAAGAAAGGAATTTAATAGACTTACAAGCTGCCTGCATAACGTCAGACCATCTaggaaaggtttttttttgcaatttatgCGTCGATGCTATCAGTAAATGCTGTTGTTTGTCAATAGTAAAGATTACGatgcttataattttaaaatttcattgattTAGTGTAACTCAAGTAATAGTAATAGTTTATCGAATAAATATCGAAAGCCTACAACATCATATAGTTGTACCATCATACATGATAACGAtcgtttaaatatatcataatatagcGTTTACAATTAAAGatacaatgataaatatttgatagtAACTTTTTACAAACATAAGTTATACCTatagattttttacaaatgCTGAGTAAAGACTTAACCCTTTCAAACGTGATTCCTAAATttacatgatattttttataaagtttcatGACACAGTTTTAACAGAAATCGTTAAACAGTCGTTTAAGCGTGAAACTTAAAAATtgcttatatacatacataagtgcAGGTTGTTAATTATTTGCTATTTGCTAGTTATTATTCACAATATTTTCCATTATATAACGAGTTAGCATGCTATATTTACACAGTGCATGCAAACAGCGGCAGTTCATTGAAAACGAACGGGATGTATTagagactttttttaaatataggggGGCTAAATCCGACTATGATTGCAGAAATATATTTCAGAatcatattaaagaaaataaggtTGTGTTTACAAAGGCATAAAGTTAAAAAGTTTATCTTATTTCtctttatattgttattgaattaaattattttaaaacatattgctCTTGTAAACATACTTACTCGTAAAGAgtgataaaactatttttgtcaCACATTCAAAAAGTGAAATGAAAAGACATTGACGTAATGAAGTTGATAACGAGTTACTGTGATATAAGAATGTTGTTTCTCtagaaacatttattataggataaatcgttttattatttttattacatacaaattaaatgtcattagtgttttgtttaaggCTTACATGTTACAAGAGCTTATAAATTCCAAGTGCAATAAACACAAAGACGGTTTGTAAGGAAGATatctatgtttattaataagaatttgttattaatagtaACTCACGTTCCGGGTATTGTATAATGTCGATTGAAGTGACCATGTCGGTAATGAAACCGCGCGTTGATGTCTTTTGTTAGCAAGTTCACGAtgacgttatttttaaatacaaaaatgtacattcattaaattttaaaagtaaaataagtcAAAGTAATTTTACCTTGAATCTTATTTACAATTCAGAGTTGTAACTGAAATAAttcattcttaaaaaataaattgtataatgttattatGGTACTGTATTGACAGTTTTTTCTCGATTGACTCCCTTAGAAATGTTATAGATTTTACTATCTCGGAACTTCATCAGTAATTAATTTCGTAAATTGAAGTtacctaatttaaaaatggataaaAAGTCAGATAAAGCTTGAATGGACAATCACTAAAAAATTAAGAGAATCAGTAATGTTTGTTTATTCTTTAAACAATACACGAACATGTCTTTGTTATTTGAGCTTTCAAGGTAATCATGGgccagtatataatatatgatacttACACAAGTACCAAGTACGTAAGGGCTTGAGTTACAGGCTTGAGCTTTGGTTCCGCTTGAATCGAACTTATGTGTAACATTGGTATCGTGTTGCAATctaggttatatatattatttataattatgacatttgtaaatattagaTCAAACTTGTCACTGTAATTGAGAGCACGAAAgcgt
It contains:
- the LOC124543621 gene encoding pollen-specific leucine-rich repeat extensin-like protein 1, whose protein sequence is MRTLLICMLCAVTAYAQYDSPTPPRIQIPGAIIGGRQGGFRQGRLQAAPVPNGVARIRRPGLARPSFKSVDAAPRPSLQSLEEQSKPVTEEPEDEIEINTPTAYVSNAFSTAEPQNDFYDITTTSQPKPPAIFNSSPFQQTTPTAPKPEPVRPTQYRPLLPQSFSPVRNEPTARPQPARLQPLSSRPQRPAFRPEPKPFVDEEDDYVQPVRQYSRPQEPVRAPAKSAPAQRYTSSNSREKKPVAQIIRKYREENEDGSITWGFENDDGSFKEEVIGVDCITRGKYGYVDPDGLKREYNYETGIACDKAREDKEQKGFIDYQENKAVLPNGITIDLAAMGKKSKRPFRSASNH